The following are encoded in a window of Kiloniellales bacterium genomic DNA:
- a CDS encoding pilus assembly protein — translation MMIAALRHRLARLGRRSDGLAAVEFAFVAPAMLLLAVGTLEVGMIFFGNTLLEGGLREAARFGLTGAPPPSGTREDYVVDVVNSNGAGVVKITDEDISTLVYPNFTSIGVPEPFDDINGNETYDGGEPFTDINCNGQWDEDMGRAGVGSGGEVVVYTVTYEMPMMTGLLDSMMGEGGKVPLSASVTVRNEPFDNGFPGC, via the coding sequence ATGATGATTGCTGCTCTCCGCCACCGGCTCGCCCGTCTCGGACGCCGCTCGGACGGCCTGGCCGCCGTCGAGTTCGCCTTCGTCGCCCCCGCCATGCTGCTGCTGGCCGTGGGCACCTTGGAGGTGGGCATGATCTTCTTCGGCAACACGCTGCTCGAGGGCGGCCTGCGCGAGGCCGCGCGCTTCGGCCTGACCGGCGCGCCGCCGCCGTCGGGCACGCGGGAGGACTACGTCGTCGACGTGGTCAACTCCAACGGCGCCGGGGTGGTCAAGATCACCGACGAGGACATCAGCACCCTGGTCTACCCGAACTTCACCTCGATCGGCGTGCCCGAGCCCTTCGACGACATTAACGGCAACGAGACCTACGACGGCGGCGAGCCCTTCACCGACATCAACTGCAACGGCCAGTGGGACGAGGACATGGGCCGGGCCGGCGTCGGTTCCGGCGGCGAGGTCGTGGTCTACACCGTGACCTACGAGATGCCCATGATGACCGGCCTGCTCGACTCGATGATGGGCGAGGGCGGCAAGGTCCCCTTGTCCGCCAGCGTGACCGTGCGCAACGAGCCCTTCGACAACGGGTTCCCGGGATGTTGA
- a CDS encoding TadE/TadG family type IV pilus assembly protein, translated as MRILRRLCRGSEGVSIIEFAMMAPVLTFLLLAGIEMGRYVLLQQKLSRLAISTSDLMSRAQAATVDDIEQVFAAAEYSMTPFKLDAEGIIHITSVTSDDNPGATPRVDWQQSGGGTASHPSKVGKVVNGNGPPAKLPDGFELEPDQNIIVVEVYYDYTPFFFDGVMQPKTIGQIALHRPRLVPLNELKTDPAT; from the coding sequence ATGCGCATATTGCGGCGCCTGTGCCGCGGCAGCGAGGGCGTCAGCATCATCGAGTTCGCCATGATGGCGCCGGTCCTGACCTTCCTGCTGCTCGCCGGCATCGAGATGGGGCGCTACGTCCTGCTGCAGCAGAAGCTGAGCCGCCTGGCGATCAGCACCAGCGACCTGATGAGCCGCGCCCAGGCGGCCACGGTCGACGACATCGAGCAGGTCTTCGCCGCGGCCGAGTACTCGATGACGCCGTTCAAGCTGGACGCCGAGGGGATCATCCACATCACCTCGGTGACGTCGGACGACAATCCGGGCGCGACGCCGAGGGTCGACTGGCAGCAGAGCGGCGGCGGCACGGCGTCGCACCCGAGCAAGGTGGGCAAGGTGGTGAATGGCAACGGACCGCCGGCCAAGCTTCCCGACGGGTTCGAACTGGAGCCGGATCAGAACATCATCGTCGTCGAGGTCTACTACGATTACACGCCGTTCTTCTTCGACGGCGTCATGCAGCCCAAGACCATCGGACAGATCGCTCTCCATCGCCCGCGCCTGGTGCCGCTCAACGAGCTGAAGACAGATCCGGCGACGTAG
- a CDS encoding pilus assembly protein yields the protein MRLSNSSLRLINCRALARFGLCRSDKGVAAVELAFVLPVLLMLMIGIIDFSSLFFLRNNMVTIARDSARALAVGAVTPAEAKKLAEDNLVNWNATFTVTAEEPVNPGDTDVVVSISVPMADAAPIGLVFDMVGFTGTMDARVTMRQE from the coding sequence ATGCGGCTTTCCAACTCGTCGCTCCGCCTCATCAACTGCCGGGCCCTGGCACGTTTCGGTCTGTGCAGGAGCGATAAGGGCGTCGCGGCGGTCGAACTGGCCTTCGTCTTGCCCGTACTGCTCATGCTGATGATCGGCATCATCGACTTCAGCTCGCTCTTCTTCCTGCGCAACAACATGGTGACCATCGCGCGTGATTCCGCCCGCGCCCTGGCCGTGGGGGCAGTGACGCCTGCCGAGGCCAAGAAGTTGGCCGAGGACAACCTGGTCAACTGGAACGCCACCTTCACGGTCACCGCCGAAGAGCCGGTCAACCCAGGCGACACCGACGTCGTCGTGTCGATCTCGGTCCCCATGGCCGACGCAGCGCCGATCGGGTTGGTGTTCGATATGGTCGGGTTTACCGGGACGATGGATGCGCGGGTGACCATGCGACAGGAATGA
- a CDS encoding XrtA-associated ATPase: MYTGFYALKALPFQLNPDHRFYFDQGPHRKASAYLRFGLSQAEGFVVITGEVGAGKTTLIDRALDQIRGQGRVTAKVDTTQLEAEDFLRMVAFAFGLEDVGTDKATVLRRIESFLRQTHRSGKRALLFVDEVQNLPYASLEELRMLSNFHENQNALLQIYLVGQPEFKKTLSSRDLEQLRQRVIANYHLRPLNVEETADYIRHRLSLVEWKNDPAFTDQAMAAIYEETGGVPRRVNLLCSRLMLFGCLEGLHEIDAGAVREVVADMKEEGLPSMPAAESGGKSATDDQALTLALGMLRLAKRMNAMEDLVEGQADKLDEILSIVKDKQIGHVG; this comes from the coding sequence ATGTACACGGGTTTCTATGCGCTCAAGGCGCTCCCCTTCCAACTGAACCCGGACCACCGGTTCTATTTCGACCAGGGGCCGCACCGGAAGGCCTCGGCCTACCTCCGCTTCGGGTTGAGTCAGGCCGAGGGCTTCGTCGTGATCACGGGCGAGGTCGGGGCGGGCAAGACGACGCTGATCGACCGCGCCCTGGACCAGATCCGGGGCCAGGGCCGGGTAACCGCCAAGGTCGACACCACGCAGCTCGAGGCCGAGGACTTCCTGCGCATGGTGGCCTTCGCCTTCGGGCTCGAGGACGTCGGCACCGACAAGGCGACGGTCCTGCGCCGTATCGAGAGCTTCCTGCGCCAGACCCACCGCTCGGGAAAGCGCGCCCTGCTGTTCGTGGACGAGGTGCAGAACCTGCCCTACGCGTCGCTCGAAGAGCTGCGCATGCTCTCCAACTTCCACGAGAACCAGAACGCGTTGCTGCAGATCTACCTGGTCGGCCAGCCGGAGTTCAAGAAGACCCTTTCGAGCCGCGATCTCGAACAGCTCCGCCAGCGGGTCATCGCCAACTACCATCTGCGGCCGCTGAACGTCGAGGAAACCGCGGACTACATCAGGCACCGCCTGTCCCTGGTGGAGTGGAAGAACGACCCGGCCTTCACCGATCAGGCCATGGCGGCGATCTACGAGGAGACCGGCGGCGTGCCGCGCCGCGTCAACCTTCTGTGCAGCCGCCTCATGCTGTTCGGCTGCCTGGAAGGCCTGCACGAGATCGATGCCGGCGCCGTGCGGGAAGTCGTCGCCGACATGAAGGAGGAGGGCCTGCCCTCCATGCCGGCCGCCGAGAGCGGCGGCAAGTCCGCGACCGACGACCAGGCGCTGACGCTCGCCCTCGGCATGCTGCGCCTGGCGAAGCGGATGAACGCCATGGAAGACCTGGTTGAGGGGCAGGCCGACAAGCTCGACGAGATTCTGTCGATCGTTAAGGACAAGCAGATCGGCCATGTCGGGTGA
- a CDS encoding nucleotide sugar dehydrogenase — MLKSPGRIAVVGLGYVGLPLAVALAKRFPVVGFDVDARRIAELAGGRDRTGEVAPETLAASPLRFSADESDLDGVDCFIVAVPTPVDRTNKPDLGLVRQASATVGRHLSPGGLVVFESTVYPGVTEEICGPILAEASGLTCGQEFFLGYSPERINPGDREHTIDRITKVIAGQNQAVTELMAEIYGSVTSGGVFRAADIKTAEAAKVIENAQRDVNIAFINEITMIFNKMDISVHDVLEAARSKWNFLGFAPGLVGGHCIGVDPYYLAHRAAELGHRPEVILAGRRINDGMGSYFAERIAEQLDGSSRILVLGLTFKENVPDLRNTKVADLVAALRGAGHLPEVHDPLADPGEAKALYGIDLHRELDGLGGYDALVGAVPHAQYRDLDAEDFRRLITPGGLLADLKGMWRDWPLPGGLRRWTV; from the coding sequence ATGCTGAAATCCCCGGGCAGGATCGCCGTCGTCGGACTGGGCTATGTCGGCTTGCCGCTGGCGGTCGCCTTGGCGAAACGCTTTCCGGTCGTCGGGTTCGACGTCGACGCCCGGAGGATCGCCGAACTGGCGGGCGGCCGGGACCGCACCGGCGAGGTCGCGCCGGAAACGCTCGCCGCGAGCCCTCTGCGCTTCAGCGCCGACGAATCCGACCTGGACGGGGTCGACTGCTTCATCGTCGCGGTCCCGACGCCGGTCGACCGGACCAACAAGCCCGACCTCGGCCTGGTCCGCCAGGCCAGCGCGACGGTGGGCCGTCACCTGTCGCCGGGCGGGCTCGTGGTGTTCGAGAGCACGGTCTACCCCGGCGTCACCGAGGAGATCTGCGGCCCGATCCTGGCGGAGGCCTCCGGCCTGACCTGCGGTCAAGAGTTCTTCCTCGGGTACTCGCCGGAGCGGATCAATCCGGGCGACCGGGAGCATACCATCGACCGCATCACCAAGGTGATCGCGGGCCAGAACCAGGCGGTCACGGAACTGATGGCCGAGATCTACGGGTCGGTCACATCGGGGGGCGTGTTCCGCGCCGCGGACATCAAGACCGCGGAGGCCGCCAAGGTGATCGAGAACGCCCAGCGCGATGTCAACATCGCATTCATCAATGAAATTACCATGATTTTCAATAAGATGGACATTTCCGTTCATGACGTGCTCGAGGCCGCGCGGAGCAAGTGGAACTTCCTGGGCTTCGCCCCCGGCCTGGTCGGCGGCCACTGCATCGGCGTGGACCCCTATTACCTGGCCCACCGGGCCGCGGAACTGGGCCACCGGCCGGAGGTCATTCTGGCCGGCCGGCGGATCAACGACGGGATGGGCAGCTACTTTGCCGAGAGGATCGCCGAGCAGCTCGACGGGTCGTCGCGCATCCTGGTGCTGGGCCTGACCTTCAAGGAGAACGTCCCGGACCTGCGCAACACCAAGGTGGCCGACCTGGTGGCCGCCCTGCGCGGCGCCGGCCATCTGCCGGAGGTGCACGATCCGCTGGCGGACCCCGGCGAGGCCAAGGCGCTCTACGGCATCGATCTGCACCGGGAGCTCGACGGACTCGGCGGCTACGACGCCCTGGTCGGGGCGGTGCCGCATGCGCAGTACCGCGACCTCGACGCCGAGGACTTCCGGCGGCTGATCACGCCGGGCGGCCTGCTCGCCGACCTCAAGGGCATGTGGCGGGACTGGCCGCTGCCGGGCGGCTTGAGGCGCTGGACGGTCTAG
- a CDS encoding polysaccharide deacetylase family protein, protein MKSSPDGSKQPAPSVFRAHASGRHAPVSGPNKAAEALDHGNADFIDLPASEAPRVLVFVEAEEEFDWGAPLSRDNVGVSNIAAQDRAQEIFAKHGVVPTYLVDYPVASDEASVRLLGGYQSQGLCEIGAHLHPWVTPPLEEAVTARNSFAGNLPPELEREKLYQLTAMIERSFGQRPRVYRAGRHGVGPWTGSVLEDFGYAVGTSVVPYTSFEDKGGPDFRRIEPRPYWFGERRPLLELPFTVGFAGLLAFAAQALFPRISSDWGRELQLPELLARLGLLERIGLTPEGADHDAHRRLLDSLLARGCRVFSLSYRSSSLAPGHTRHVRSDEDLAAFLETIDRTLDHLLGKLGGRATTATALYDELSGKYLAPAIVRGGWKNRPALSDLAG, encoded by the coding sequence ATGAAGAGTTCGCCTGACGGCTCCAAGCAACCAGCACCGTCCGTGTTCCGGGCCCATGCTTCCGGCCGGCACGCGCCGGTGTCTGGCCCGAACAAGGCGGCCGAGGCGCTCGACCACGGCAACGCCGACTTCATCGACCTGCCGGCGTCCGAGGCGCCGCGCGTGCTGGTCTTCGTCGAAGCCGAAGAGGAATTCGACTGGGGCGCCCCCTTGTCCCGGGACAACGTCGGCGTCTCCAACATCGCGGCCCAGGACCGGGCCCAGGAGATCTTCGCCAAGCACGGCGTGGTGCCGACCTATCTGGTCGACTATCCGGTGGCGAGCGACGAGGCTTCGGTTCGGCTCCTGGGCGGCTATCAGAGCCAGGGCCTCTGTGAGATCGGGGCCCACCTGCATCCCTGGGTCACACCGCCCCTGGAAGAGGCGGTCACGGCGCGCAACTCCTTTGCCGGGAACCTGCCGCCCGAACTGGAGCGCGAGAAGCTCTACCAGCTGACCGCCATGATCGAGCGGAGCTTCGGCCAGCGGCCTAGGGTCTACCGCGCCGGGCGCCACGGCGTCGGACCCTGGACCGGCAGTGTCCTCGAAGACTTCGGCTACGCCGTAGGGACCAGCGTCGTGCCCTACACCAGTTTCGAGGACAAGGGCGGGCCCGATTTCCGGCGCATCGAGCCCCGGCCCTATTGGTTCGGCGAGCGGCGGCCTCTGCTCGAGTTGCCGTTCACTGTCGGGTTCGCGGGCTTGCTGGCCTTCGCGGCGCAGGCCCTGTTCCCGCGGATCTCGAGCGACTGGGGCCGGGAGCTGCAGCTGCCCGAGCTCCTGGCGCGCCTCGGCCTCCTGGAGCGCATCGGCCTGACGCCCGAGGGCGCCGACCACGACGCGCACCGCCGTCTGCTCGACAGCCTTCTGGCCCGCGGGTGCCGGGTCTTCTCTCTGAGCTACCGCTCCTCCTCGCTGGCGCCGGGCCATACCCGCCACGTGCGGAGCGACGAGGACCTGGCGGCCTTCCTTGAGACGATCGACCGCACGCTGGACCACCTGCTGGGCAAACTGGGCGGGCGGGCGACCACGGCCACGGCGCTCTACGACGAGCTCAGCGGGAAGTATCTCGCCCCGGCAATAGTCCGTGGGGGCTGGAAGAACCGCCCGGCGCTGTCCGACCTGGCAGGCTGA
- a CDS encoding FadR/GntR family transcriptional regulator, which produces MVQLDASDQRGPESKPRLPRTVAGGAAAIAARLRQAIMDGTYAYGSRLPAERDLATHFGASRSTVREALRRLEEQRLLSRRIGSGTFVSFRPAADGSSMAEQTSPLELIEVRLALEPRIARLAAVNATARDLDRLAEALARVERAGEDREAFSNADEHFHLLLAECTRNPLLLSLYRQINDVRSHAQWGRMKEKILTAKRIEAYNRQHRQLYEALRSRDAEGAEATIEAHLEKARQHLVGVSEE; this is translated from the coding sequence ATGGTTCAGCTCGATGCGAGCGACCAGCGCGGCCCGGAAAGCAAGCCGAGGCTGCCGCGCACGGTGGCCGGCGGCGCCGCGGCGATCGCGGCGCGCCTGCGCCAGGCGATCATGGACGGCACCTACGCCTACGGGTCCAGGCTGCCGGCCGAGCGCGACCTCGCGACCCATTTCGGCGCGTCGCGGAGCACCGTGCGCGAGGCGCTGCGGCGCCTCGAGGAGCAGCGCCTTCTGAGCCGCCGGATCGGCAGCGGCACCTTCGTCAGCTTCCGCCCCGCCGCCGACGGCAGCTCCATGGCGGAGCAGACCAGCCCCCTGGAGCTGATCGAGGTGCGCCTGGCGCTCGAGCCGAGAATCGCCCGCCTGGCGGCGGTCAACGCCACGGCGCGGGATCTCGATCGCTTGGCCGAGGCGCTCGCGCGCGTCGAGCGGGCGGGCGAGGATCGCGAGGCCTTCTCGAACGCCGACGAGCATTTCCACCTCCTGCTCGCGGAATGCACGCGTAATCCCCTGCTGCTGTCGCTGTACCGCCAGATCAACGACGTGCGCAGCCACGCCCAATGGGGGCGCATGAAGGAGAAGATCCTGACCGCCAAGCGCATCGAGGCCTACAACCGCCAGCACCGCCAGCTCTACGAGGCCCTGCGCAGCCGCGACGCCGAAGGCGCCGAGGCGACGATCGAAGCCCATCTGGAGAAGGCCCGCCAGCACCTCGTCGGGGTGAGCGAGGAGTAG
- a CDS encoding glutamine synthetase: MTDIEAFVEAPGRAELVKQVRMKIDDLGIDYLYLQFVSVTGRICGKGIPADHWESVAERGFQLVYGATVNLFLNRHGEYLGYGPQDKELVGIPEPETFCQLPWDKRVARVFCTLFRNREERENPGAFLTADCRGNLRRIHDQFQQEHKGLHLRHGTEPEMMWLKKGADGKPDGGFSNPYCYHIDQFESLRPVYMKVIEYSKAMGLDMIQGDHEDAPGQLELNFTFDDALRTADRLTTYRQICAQVAREFELIACFMSKPFMGVSASGCHHNISFWHGGEDQVNPLHQDPMPAMPDVFTYKKGGENTFMPDTDDPQMPGKVGLQVVGGIVKHLGALTAIGSSTVNSYRRLWDTGFWAPVFADWGYQNRTTGLRISAPGRFEYRSVDSMVNPHLMAAAIIKAADDGIRNDIDPGPPEDRNIYQAMEAGKQVRRLPMTLGDALDALAKDEVIQSAMPGEMYRLYNEYKRDEWERFLHTVTDWDVETYLDCLP, translated from the coding sequence ATGACGGATATCGAAGCCTTTGTGGAAGCGCCTGGACGGGCGGAGCTCGTCAAGCAGGTGCGGATGAAGATCGACGATCTCGGGATCGACTATCTCTACCTGCAGTTCGTCTCGGTGACGGGGCGGATCTGCGGCAAGGGCATTCCCGCGGATCACTGGGAATCCGTGGCTGAGCGGGGCTTCCAGCTGGTCTACGGCGCCACGGTCAACCTCTTCCTCAACCGGCACGGCGAGTACCTGGGCTACGGGCCGCAGGACAAGGAGCTGGTCGGTATTCCCGAGCCGGAGACCTTCTGCCAGCTGCCCTGGGACAAGCGGGTCGCGCGGGTCTTCTGCACCCTGTTCCGCAACCGCGAGGAGCGCGAGAATCCGGGCGCCTTCCTGACCGCTGACTGCCGCGGCAACCTGCGCCGGATCCACGACCAGTTCCAGCAGGAGCACAAGGGCCTGCATCTCCGGCACGGCACCGAGCCGGAGATGATGTGGCTGAAGAAGGGCGCGGACGGCAAGCCGGACGGCGGCTTCTCGAACCCCTACTGCTATCACATCGATCAGTTCGAGAGCCTGCGGCCGGTCTACATGAAGGTGATCGAGTACAGCAAGGCGATGGGCCTCGACATGATCCAGGGCGATCACGAGGACGCGCCCGGCCAGCTCGAGCTCAACTTCACCTTCGACGACGCGCTCAGGACCGCCGATCGCCTGACCACCTATCGCCAGATCTGCGCCCAGGTGGCGCGCGAGTTCGAGCTGATCGCCTGCTTCATGTCGAAGCCCTTCATGGGGGTCTCGGCATCGGGCTGCCACCACAACATCTCGTTCTGGCACGGCGGCGAGGACCAGGTGAACCCGCTGCACCAGGACCCGATGCCGGCGATGCCGGACGTCTTCACCTACAAGAAGGGTGGCGAGAACACCTTCATGCCGGACACCGACGATCCACAGATGCCCGGCAAGGTCGGCCTGCAGGTGGTCGGCGGCATCGTGAAGCACCTTGGCGCGCTGACCGCGATCGGCTCCTCGACCGTGAACTCCTACCGCCGGCTCTGGGACACGGGCTTCTGGGCGCCGGTCTTCGCCGACTGGGGCTACCAGAACCGGACCACGGGGCTCAGGATCTCGGCGCCCGGCCGTTTCGAGTACCGCTCGGTGGACTCCATGGTGAACCCGCACCTCATGGCCGCGGCGATCATCAAGGCGGCCGACGACGGCATCAGGAACGACATCGATCCCGGCCCGCCGGAAGACCGCAACATCTACCAGGCCATGGAGGCCGGCAAGCAGGTCAGGCGCCTGCCCATGACCCTGGGCGACGCGCTGGACGCCTTGGCCAAGGACGAGGTCATCCAGTCGGCCATGCCGGGCGAGATGTACCGGCTCTACAACGAGTACAAGCGCGACGAGTGGGAGCGCTTCCTCCACACCGTGACCGACTGGGACGTCGAGACCTATCTCGACTGTCTGCCCTGA
- a CDS encoding class II glutamine amidotransferase — translation MLQALKHRGPDSTGFALYGPAMGDKYVVRFKVAEQEDAKKGFDIQHQMAERKGLVDERLLEMGAKVEARDQATDYAYRYTFTFDGDLRRLADFIEDVEGVEILSLGHALELIKDLGDAGVVAGQYSLGGFKGTHGIGHTRMATESDVDIRSAHPYWAYPFNDVSVVHNGQLTNYWSYRRALERRGHRFMSNCDSELIAVYIADQIDRGNDLEGAMVRSVDELDGVFTYLVATSDSLGMAKDVMAAKPMVLYEGDDLIALASEEVAIRSIFPHEIDTFDPYEGEVRVWQN, via the coding sequence ATGCTTCAAGCCTTGAAGCATCGGGGCCCTGACTCGACCGGCTTCGCCCTCTATGGCCCCGCCATGGGGGACAAGTACGTCGTGCGCTTCAAGGTGGCCGAGCAGGAGGACGCCAAGAAGGGCTTCGACATCCAGCACCAGATGGCCGAGCGCAAGGGCCTGGTCGACGAGCGCCTGCTCGAGATGGGCGCCAAGGTCGAGGCCCGGGACCAGGCGACCGACTACGCCTACCGCTACACCTTCACCTTCGACGGCGACCTGAGGCGCCTGGCCGACTTCATCGAGGACGTCGAGGGTGTCGAGATCCTGTCGCTCGGCCACGCGCTGGAACTGATCAAGGACCTGGGTGACGCCGGCGTGGTCGCGGGGCAGTACAGCCTCGGCGGCTTCAAGGGCACCCACGGGATCGGCCACACCCGCATGGCCACGGAGTCCGACGTGGACATCCGCTCGGCCCATCCCTACTGGGCCTACCCCTTCAACGACGTCTCCGTGGTGCACAACGGCCAGCTGACCAACTACTGGTCCTACCGCCGTGCGCTGGAGCGGCGCGGCCACCGCTTCATGTCGAACTGCGATTCCGAGCTGATCGCGGTCTACATCGCCGACCAGATCGACCGCGGCAACGACCTGGAGGGCGCCATGGTCCGCTCGGTCGACGAGCTCGACGGCGTCTTTACCTACCTGGTGGCGACCTCCGACAGCCTCGGCATGGCCAAGGACGTCATGGCCGCCAAGCCCATGGTGCTCTACGAGGGCGACGACCTGATCGCGCTGGCCTCGGAAGAGGTCGCGATCCGCAGCATTTTCCCGCACGAGATCGACACCTTCGATCCCTACGAAGGGGAGGTACGGGTATGGCAGAACTGA
- a CDS encoding GXGXG motif-containing protein, with protein sequence MAELNQEHESHRMGMHTEQLAGRTQQVFFSAEESENFTYPYAFEVDFNKRAEFDAADLDAPAVNLRIRELMAEGHGTIVIKNPGAKHGLGVGILNRLQLYFEGSLGYFGVGLIDGPNVRISGRVGWSCAENMMAGTVVIEKNAGSTFGAAIRGGDLVCKGDVGSRTGIDQKGGTIIVGGKTGAFSGFMMQRGRMVICGDAGKNLGDSMYDGTIYVGGEIEDLGVDAVEGEMTDLDLQWLKRKLMAYDLEPKNGFENMKKIVAGKQLWNYDNLEPTEKKLVL encoded by the coding sequence ATGGCAGAACTGAATCAGGAACATGAATCCCACCGCATGGGGATGCATACCGAGCAGCTTGCCGGGCGCACCCAGCAGGTCTTCTTTTCGGCCGAGGAAAGCGAGAACTTCACCTATCCCTATGCCTTCGAGGTCGACTTCAACAAGCGCGCCGAGTTCGACGCGGCCGATCTCGACGCGCCGGCCGTCAATCTAAGGATCCGCGAGCTGATGGCCGAAGGCCACGGCACGATCGTGATCAAGAATCCCGGCGCCAAGCACGGCCTTGGCGTCGGCATCCTGAACCGGCTGCAGCTCTATTTCGAGGGCAGCCTCGGCTACTTCGGGGTCGGTCTGATCGACGGCCCCAACGTCCGGATCAGCGGCCGCGTCGGCTGGTCCTGCGCCGAGAACATGATGGCCGGGACCGTGGTGATCGAGAAGAACGCCGGCTCGACCTTCGGCGCGGCGATCCGCGGCGGCGACCTGGTCTGCAAGGGCGACGTCGGCTCGCGCACCGGGATCGACCAGAAGGGCGGCACGATCATTGTCGGCGGCAAGACCGGCGCCTTCTCCGGCTTCATGATGCAGCGCGGCCGGATGGTCATTTGCGGCGATGCCGGCAAGAACCTGGGCGACTCCATGTACGACGGCACGATCTACGTCGGCGGCGAGATCGAGGATCTGGGCGTCGACGCGGTCGAGGGCGAGATGACCGATCTCGACCTACAGTGGCTGAAGCGCAAGCTGATGGCTTACGACCTCGAGCCGAAGAACGGGTTCGAGAACATGAAGAAGATCGTCGCCGGAAAACAGCTCTGGAACTACGACAATCTGGAGCCCACCGAGAAGAAGCTCGTTCTCTAG
- a CDS encoding FMN-binding glutamate synthase family protein, whose product MAAIERDAPKPAKAEAPAKTKRNTHNLGRSFMFPPEVIDDIHIKSELGRYRMRGFSLFKKIPTWDDLTFLPGTLTRFVIEGYREKCLTKTVIGPKAKRPLELDIPIYVTGMSFGALSYEAKTALARGATMAGTATCSGEGGMIPDERRYSSKWLYQCIQSRYGFNPHHLRLADACEFFIGQGCKVGLGGHLMGQKVTDQVAEMRSLPAGIDQRSPARHPDWLGPDDLALKINEIREATNWEIPIQLKLGAARVYDDVRMAAKTEPDSIYIDGMEGGTGAGPHLATEETGVPGIAAIRQARKALDDVGKTGEISLVYAGGIRNGGDVAKALALGADAVAIGHSVMMALNCNKDIPEADFQEEMGVEPGYCYHCHTGRCPVGVATQDPKLRARLDPDAAAERVYNFLHCLAIECQMMARACGKTNVHSLEPEDLAALTMEASALAMVPLAGSQHTVGRPDMTRY is encoded by the coding sequence ATGGCAGCCATCGAACGCGACGCGCCGAAGCCGGCGAAAGCGGAAGCCCCGGCCAAGACCAAGCGCAACACCCACAACCTCGGCCGGAGCTTCATGTTCCCGCCGGAGGTGATCGACGACATCCACATCAAGTCCGAGCTCGGCCGCTACCGCATGCGCGGCTTCTCGCTGTTCAAGAAGATCCCGACCTGGGACGACCTGACCTTCCTGCCGGGCACGCTGACGCGCTTCGTGATCGAAGGCTACCGCGAGAAGTGCCTGACCAAGACGGTCATCGGCCCCAAGGCGAAGCGCCCGCTCGAGCTGGACATCCCGATCTACGTTACCGGCATGAGCTTCGGCGCTCTCTCCTACGAGGCCAAGACCGCCCTGGCGCGCGGCGCCACCATGGCGGGCACCGCGACCTGCTCGGGCGAGGGCGGCATGATCCCCGACGAGCGGCGCTATTCCTCCAAGTGGCTATACCAGTGCATCCAGTCGCGCTACGGCTTCAACCCGCACCACCTGCGCTTGGCCGACGCCTGCGAGTTCTTCATCGGCCAGGGTTGCAAGGTCGGCCTCGGCGGCCACTTGATGGGCCAGAAGGTGACCGACCAGGTCGCCGAGATGCGCTCCCTGCCGGCTGGCATCGATCAGCGCTCGCCGGCGCGCCATCCGGACTGGCTGGGACCCGATGACTTGGCCTTGAAGATCAACGAGATCCGCGAGGCGACCAACTGGGAGATCCCGATCCAGCTCAAGCTGGGCGCGGCGCGGGTCTATGACGACGTGCGCATGGCCGCCAAGACCGAGCCGGACTCGATCTACATCGATGGCATGGAAGGCGGCACGGGCGCGGGGCCGCACCTGGCGACCGAAGAGACTGGCGTGCCCGGCATCGCGGCGATCCGCCAGGCGCGCAAGGCGCTCGACGACGTCGGCAAGACGGGCGAGATCTCCCTGGTCTACGCCGGCGGCATCCGCAATGGCGGCGACGTCGCCAAGGCGCTCGCGCTGGGCGCTGACGCGGTGGCCATCGGCCACTCGGTCATGATGGCGCTCAATTGCAACAAGGACATTCCAGAAGCCGACTTCCAGGAGGAGATGGGCGTCGAGCCGGGCTACTGCTACCACTGCCACACCGGGCGCTGTCCGGTCGGCGTGGCGACGCAGGATCCCAAGCTGCGGGCCCGCCTCGATCCCGACGCGGCGGCCGAGCGGGTCTACAACTTCCTGCACTGCCTCGCCATCGAGTGCCAGATGATGGCGCGGGCCTGCGGCAAGACCAACGTCCACTCGCTCGAGCCCGAGGACCTGGCGGCGCTCACCATGGAGGCCTCGGCGCTCGCCATGGTGCCCCTGGCCGGCTCCCAGCACACGGTCGGGCGTCCCGACATGACCCGCTACTGA